The Cydia strobilella chromosome 26, ilCydStro3.1, whole genome shotgun sequence sequence agtaataaaaaactaaaaagcacagttttctttttgttttttttttttacttgaaaagAGGAAAGTAGCATTTCTAAATTCACGAAACTAATACATAGTTATGCTTatctatttttattactaaacttGATTATAATAACATATGTTCACACGAAACTTTtgtttctcttttactcttaatAAGTAGAGAGAGACGAgaatcatttgaaataaattaagaatACGGTTTTGTACACTTAATAGTTTGGGGTTTAGATTtgacaaaaaacattaaattgggGTAAAAACTTATTGTAGTCAGTCAAAGCTAACGtcaaattcctatgaaaatatgactaGGAACTGCCACACTTTGTTACTGtttggtgcagagttagcttagacggacatGGTCTTGGATTTTTTTAGTCAAATCTTAAGTCCAAAAAGCTTTTATTAACCCATGTCATATTTGAATGTACATTGCCGGATATAGTTTCATTATTTACCTATCTAAGATAATTATAGAATTTTACCAAGTAATTTTTAATCAGATCGGTTCCGCCGGTAAATTATGTGTAAGGCTTGTAACATGCCGCATTGTGGCATGCCAcaaacatatatatgtatgctTTCGCCAGAAAGCACCATATTATTAGCTTAAAAGTGATTTAATCGCGTATAAACGAATTTACTTTCTACGCCAAGAATGACTGGTTAAGGTAGACACGAAAATCTTTAACTGGCAACTTTTTCGATGGccacttgattttttttttcatacttcagtccccggcaagctcggccgaatttcaccttcccatacaaacggagtttcgttctcattttaaaactacgagttggattgtaatgaaactttgcacatacaatgacatgaggtgtatctagtaattagtttatatagctccagtttataaaacaaacgaaatagagcaacgagttttgtataaaaaaacttatattcgctgtatttttttaactatggtatctgaagctacataaactaattacggacatagatataccttatcctattgtaagtacaaagtttcagagcaatctagctagtcgttttaaaatgagagcgtaactacgtttgtatggagaaccgaggttGCCGGGCTCTTAAATACTAGGGTTTTAACTGTTACAACACACCACGATAattgtttatatgtatagaaTATTTCAAGTATACgctattaagtttatttttgatatGATAATGTGTAACTGTCGCatacgtctgccgcatgccacAATGCGACACGAACAAGCCACTAAAATTCGTTGCGACGAATgctgttttattattgtatattattagtttatgtatTGAAGCACTCGTATGTAAATGTAGTTGCTTTTTCTTAATTATAGAATCGAGGAATATGTACTGTTAAATGGTTTTACTATGAAatgtgtgttttatttatttcaccaCTTTtgaccgcgacttcgtctgcgtaccttaatttttaaacaaatctgcttttaaatccatcctttttttcatctccaaattggtccactctataaatttaaaaattattttatatccttccccacagcaTCTCCATACCAATGTTTCATctaaatctgttcagcggttattgattccccataccgAATGGCCCACGAATCcctactatttttgttacaccttgtatataaAAGGTGTTCAGTGGGAGCAAAGTTGGCATATTTTAcggtatttaaatatgtatgtacataggCTGGGTTGTTTTAAAAAGGAAAAGTGAGAGCAAGGAAAatgcaaaaaacaaaaaacttacaaattttattcttaaatattttattacattatcttAGATTTATATTTCTCGTTCAAGAATGATGTCATCAGTCTAATAAAAAGGGGCCCCAATTTTTCACTAGTACAAGATTAGTGTAAAAGCAAGATGGGCTTCTAAAttgaaccgagcttgccggagaccttTCGTATGCACAtatcaaaaaattgccatatacaatcgtgacaacttcatatttaagttgaatatatatggagcagatctgctcctgaccatacagtggcgtaactagggggggcagagggggcaagtgccccagGCGctatccaagggggggcgccaaaatgggcaaaaggcagcagcagggaaacttgtcactcgtcagggggcgcaaatttggtgactgccccgggcggcAAATCCTCTAGCTACACCCCTGTAACCATACGAAAGGTTTGGATGACCCTAAACCCCACCAGTTGTGCACCTAGCCAATAACCACAATGAATGGGGTATAAAACCACTAGTAGTCGGCGGCGGTGTTGGCGAGGTAGTCCCGCCGCCCGATGTTGGACGCCTGCTTGTTCTGCACCGCCTCCAGTTTTGGACATTCTGAAATAAGGTGAAATAGAGTTATCAACAGAATGAACAAGTAAAACGTTCCTTAAGTTCATTTTCACAattgaatttttataattagtGCGGCGTGCCGTCCAGGGTATTCGGAGCATGAGCCGCCACATCCACATCTCAAACGCATCGACTTTTTTCGGAAGATCCGCTTTCAGTGTCCAAGTTTCCGCTCCGTAGAGGAATATGGAAAAGACGAGGGTCCTAACTATTCTAATTTTGGTTTTGTTGAGAACATTCCTGTCTTTCCATATCCTTTGCAGCTGAGACTGCCGATTTTGCCATACCGGTTCTTCGTCTGATTTGGGCCTCCACCCGCCCCTGTTACTCAggaccagggatgttgcggatgccgattttttgacatccgcggacgcggatgcggGTTTtgaaaggctcacatccgcggacgcggatgtCGAAAATCGAGATTAgacacataaaaaacgtcaaatattacactttagtaatttttattttatactaaagtccaaataaaacaaattattcactTCTTGTCCCTGTCCGtgataggctaaagtgctcgatcgacgaatcacaaaaatgaaacgagattcctattggctaatgacgaaattacctagcacttatgcCGCCGCTAAGatgttcctgtacctacctgtttcACATCCGCAttcgcattaagctccgcatcaatttttgcggatgcggatgcgaatattcgcaacatccctgctcaGGACAACACCTAGGTACGTGAACTCATAGCTGTTATGTGTGATTCTCACGAGTTTTTTCAATGCGCGTTAAAAAacgcttgaatctgcccgcacgctaaattcgatttaaagaccacagtttaaagttgaaaatccaacaacgcttgataaaaagcgctaccgccatcgtgtgaataaatacacatgtttccatttgtgtcattcaaacgcttttttaacgcgcgttgaaaaagcgctcgtgagaatgAGGCGTTAAGGGCGTCTGTTTGCTGAAGGGTGTCGAATCTGTCAACTATCATGATtttggtttttgttttattgatagcatagagtaacttatactagagcggtactgtcatggtaaattttgtaaccccagtaaattcactgccatctgtcgacacactttaaaactaaaaatgaagatttataaaaatacgataaaatgtatttaaatatggataaatgattttttttatttgcattaattatttttatgattttgacctatgttctttcactgatatgcgttaaaattgttaaataacaaacgaaaccgtcaacgccatctatacgactgtaggccaaagctagtggcgccctctgaacgagaatcaaattttcttgattttcgaggcacgttttttccttagactgtatccatctattacggagttatatctatctttgattgatAGTAAATCCGTATTATCGGCTTGTGTCTTCAAGGTGGGACACCATATAGGccgttaataaataatagtataccTGTAATCCTGTGCCCCAACCCGCCGCAGTAGGAGCAGCCCTGCCCGTCCGGCGCGGGCACGTCGGGCTCCCCGATCATGTCCAGCAGGAACGACGGGACCTGCACACACAAAGTTTTACTACATCTCCACTTTCATGgttgaatgagggctaccgtttttgtgctcaccagttggcgccactgtagattttgcgcgaaatttaaacacttaACTTATTAGTcgatttttatgaaaaatttatgaataaaaattaaaaacatttttttttgcaataataaaatgaaaacagtttgaaaaaattgtcaacatccctatacAGCGATTGTGATACCTTTTGCCCAGCTTCCCGTAGCAAATGTGCCAAGTCTTTGAGAACGCTGCTCTCTGCTGCTCGACCGAGCAACGTCGTTGCCACGCCCTCACCACCAGCACGCCCTGAAAAATTGACGTAATAAatctatagtttatttttaaactagcgacccgccccggcttcgcacgggtgcaatgctaatgtattaaaaatataaaccttcctcttgaatcactatatctattaaaaaaaaccgcatcaaaatccgttgcgtagttttaaaaatcaaagcatacatagggacagacatccatccagacagcaggaagcgactgttttatactatgtactgACTacatcataaaattaaataattttacggtttagactcacttgttttagtcactatcgcgacatgtttcggagaaccTAGTAGTGGAGAgccagtacgcaatacacggtcgtcgtgaacgctgctcgcactattagtgcctgagaaaggagacctaggctctccgaaacatgtcgcgcgagtgacttaaACAagcccataaaattaaaaaatcattcatgggtaactgtgtaagattttataataaactttcaaatatcatcactgaaaacgtaaacttatctctatagcctattatagcacacaagactacatgaatgatgaaacaccgtgggattaagTGTgattgaaaaacatttttttttaattatgtaaattattttaatttaacatcTGGTTCCGTTTTCGGTTCCGATAAAACCAGATCCGTTACATCCCTGGTAATTATACTATACTCGCCCTCAACCAAAATGACGACTAGGGCAATAAAACCCTTGAGCTCGCCTTATTAGTTTCCCATTGTATAGGTATTGCACGAAGCGAGCGGAGACCATTAGTGCAGGTAGTAAATGTCGATATTATCGATAGGTTGAGTGAGTGAATAGGTACATTTCTTGTGCAGAATAGAATTACATCGACGTTTAAAACACTTCGTAATCGACACATTGCCATCACTACGACCGCCGAGCTTTTCCTGCCTCGAGTTTTATGGCCTCAGTCGTCATTTTGGTTGAGGGCGAGTATAGAAACGTAAGCGTAATAAACACAACAATACCTGTACGTCCTATACGATGCACGTAGTTTTCGATGTCTTCCGGCATGTCATAGTTGATCACGTGTTGTATGTTGGCGAAATCGAGACctgaaccaaagatagatataactccgtaatagatggatacagtctaaggaaaaaacgtgcctcgaaaatcaagaaaatttgattctcgctcagagggcgctactagttttggcctacagtcgtatagatggcgttgacggtttcgtttgttatttaacaattttaacgcatatcagtgaaagaacatgggtcaaaatcataaaaataattaatgcaaataaaaaaaatcatttatctatatttaaatacattctatcgcacttttataaattttcatttttagttttaaagtgtgtcgagagatggcagtgaatttactggggttacaaaatttactatgacagtaccgctctagaataagttactctatgcctgaACACAAGAACATGTGATTATTTTACGGCGAAAAATTACGTTCCATTTTATgacattaaccttttggacgccaatgaccgatatcatatcatagaccacagagcaacatagacctacatgcatatgcataaagttcaatttcagttttgacacttcggtgacgtggcgtctggatgactgcttttgtgtttgacacggcgtcgaaaaggttaatgaaTTTTtgccggcaagctcggccgaattgcaccttcccatacaaacgtagttccgctctcattttaaaactacgtgttggattgtaatgaaactttgcacatacaatgacatgaggtatatctaggtctgaaattagtttatatagctccagtttataaaacaaacgaaatagagcaaaaacaagttttgtactcgttgtatttttttaattatggtatctgaagctacataaactaattacagacatagatatatcttatcctattgtaagtgcaaagtttcagagcaatctagctagtcgttttaaaatgagagcggaaatacgtttgtatggagaaccgagcttgccggaaacccttaatttgaaacaatagggggtattactgcaatgttccgccatcagagtgcagcactatgCCCTAAATAGCTTTATAAAAGTTTTCACTGACCAAAgataattaagaagacatagagtgcacactccatacatcagtattcagttttgttaccaaaacgactattattttcgtagtcggcatctagcgtcaagtagcggaattatcagtactgctactcgacaatagatgtcgcgacgaacggaaagtggTCAatgattttcagctaatattataaccggattaaccggaactttATTTTCaacttctgcttataatattagttataaattgttgatcGATGCACATTTCGTCattcgcgacacatgtgacatctagtgtcgaatagcagtactgatagttccgctacttgacgctagatgtcgactacgaaaataatagtcttaataatagtaataatagtctgttgccgctataacaacatatactaaaaatttactagacttatattgaccgggatatagaccgtgaataccttttgtattatttatgagctcccgatatttcgacgcagttacatgcatcatgttcacgggtgactgaagatagcgggtgggtgtcaaagttgcgtagactaaaaaataaatttgtacgaaaccctcggtgggcgagttcgactcgcagttgtccggtttttagggttccgtactcaaagggtaaaaacgggaccctgtaactaagactccactgtccgtctctctgtcagcaggctgtatctcatgaaccgtgatagctagacagttaaaattttcacagatgatgtatttctgttgccgctataattaacaaatactaaaaagtacggaaccctcggtgggcgagtccgactcgcacttgtccggtttgttACCTTTGCTGGCGACATCTGTAGCGACCAGCACGTCTTTCTCTCCTCGCCTGAAGGCGTCCACGGCGCGCGAGCGCTCCTCCTGGTCCTTGCCTCCATGTATCGCCACTGCTTCAACACCTGAAACGAtttttggggcattttctatgaaaagggaccttattgtcgatggcgcttacgccgcacagcgtcgcgcggcattgtatttatatcggaacattgttaataatagcgtagcgccatcgacaataaggtccctttttatagaaaataccactttttttataccacgtcggtggcaaacaagcatacggcccgcctgatgttaagcagtctccgtagcctatgtacgtcttcaactccagaggagctacatgcgcgttgccgaccctaacactccgcgccctcgttgagctctggcaaccttactcccCGGCAGGAAcgcaacactatgagtagggatatttcatctaaatcggttcagttaCAATCGCATTTAATTGTGATGATAACAATTTTATATATCTATATTAATGTCTGAGTCGAGTTTCAAGAAGCGTTGGTAGACTATCATTGGTAAACCAAAAGTCGAGGGTTCGAACCCCGTCTGGTACCAATGCGGTTTTTagttgcctattttcttgaataacttctaaaatgtttatcctaaaattataaaaaaatatacatttgagattatcacaaggagctctttcatttgatatgtaacacgatatagttaggaaaacaacttttttttttacttttctcatttaccctggctttggcccccatgtttaaaattcatttgtttacgttacatgtccgtctttgggtcacaaacttacatatgtgtaccaaatttcaacttaattggtccagtagtttcggagaaaataggctgtgacagacggacggacagacagacgcacgggtgatcctataagggttccgttttttctttttgacgtacggaaccctaaaaaccacatTGAAGATATCTTAAATCCCACTCACCTTTAAGCAGTAGGTACTCGTGTATAGCGTCCACATCTTGTTTCCTCTCAGCGAACACTAACACAGGTGGTGGGGTTTTTTGCAAACACTGAAGAAGGTGGACCGTACGCGCTTCGGCCTTTACTGGTTCCAGTTCctagaaaaaatgttattttcatTAGACTACATGagcagaattaaaaaaaaaaccggccaactgcgagtcggactcgcggacgaagggttccgtaccattacgcaaaaaacggcaaaagcAAAAagatcgcgtttgttgtatgggagcctcacttaaatatttattttattctgtttttagtattcgttgttatagagactacagaaatatatcatctgtgaaaatttcaactgtctatctatcacggttcatgagatatagcctggtgacagacagacggacagtggtcatagtaatagggtcccgtttttaccctttgggtatggaaccctaaaaaagacagTTTGAAGAAATAGCTACATGTTAGTTAGGCCTCGACCATTAAGCAAAAGAGAGCGAAGCTCGGTATTGCCTTTATCTTATAATaagtaaaattacaaattacattaaagcTTTCCAAAGGGGCTCTACGTGTTGATCTATATCCCAACGCAAGCCTATCAActgaccgggatttataggcccgtgaaatccaaaacaaaaaagtaaaattagtcACAATACTACCATACACAGAACAAGTACAAATCTGGCAGAAAAGTTTCTCAGGCAAatggtaaacaataaacatagtagattgttaaccaagggatgaaaagcAACTCATATCTGCCGAGGTggtttggtgctcgaacgcagtgagagcgccaattgTCAGAGGCTGAAATGTTCCCTTTAACCCGAGTTACacatagagttgtgccgttcccggtaacattacccattttgtatagagaatgttaccgagcgagaaaacAATTttaccgggaatggcacaactctagttacacactctacttttcatttcgaatacgaggaaagtaaaatacatgtgtttttaaaacatgacttattatattagtatatttttatagcatttcttgagggtactttcaattaaccataaaagtattgttatttatggaatggggagttaaatatcagaatggaaattgtataacaaatccatttaaaaccaaatttaaattgcttaccgtaaaaaaaatgaaacaaatcgtacttggaaagtaaaatgctctagtgcagacacgtatcattttctgcacaccttttagaacaacaatgaccctctttcagagcataagacatgaaatagtagattgttaaccaagggatgaaaggcactcaattCTGCCGAGGTTGTTTCGTGCTCGAACGCAgcgagagcgccaatagtccgaggctgaaatgatgcctttcacccgagttaaacactctacttttcatttcgatctctaggaaagtaaaatgcatgtttttttttaaacatgactaagtttacatttttatagtatttcttgagggaactttcaatcaccaatttaggcaaaagtattgttatttatggaatggagagtcaaatatcagaatggaaattgtataacaaatccatttaaaaccaaacttaaattgcttatcgtaaaaaatgaaacaaatcgtacttggaaagtaaaatgctctagtgcagatacatatcattttctgcacaccttttagaacaacaatgacgcTCTTTCAGAgcttgagaaatgaaaaagagtTTCACCTGTCGTACGTTCAGCGACGCCGCACCAGCTCGGCCCACGTTCACAGTGACAGGTTTGACAAGCGCTGACCTGTTGACAAAAATCAAGGgcatgacactctttgatagagaaagatagtcttattgcgattcctataagaggaaagagaaaatagtgccatgctttgtccttatcaccgaccggggttttttttaatggtcgggttatggcagcataggtacgcgatggcgaaataccgaaatttatgagtgaaagagaaaaaggattatgctgccatacattaacctgtcaatacatgattatatttcgttcgtttcattcttcagatattacatttaccaggtagtcctttaaaccTACAGGCGACTTTTGCACTATATTAAGAGACAGTCAATTGACTATTGAACTGATTTttagttcattcattcatttcccTACCCTTCCCGTTCGTTCCACCCTCATAGTTGCTCATTCTTTTTTCGTGCACGGCGACGAGCGCACGCGCCCTTTAGCTTCTCGGCTACGACATTATTACCTACAGAAATGTCGAAGCGCACAGCTAAAGACAAGTTAAAATATTACCGTGAAAAAATTAAACGTCTTGAAGATCATAAAAGACGATACCGGATAATTTATGATTCGTCTTCATCGGAAGATGAAGGtaagttgtttgttttattatttggtGTTGAGAAGTGATTAAAATGAGCCGACATAGGGATTGACTGCGAGTCTCTAACTATGATCATATAACCATCGGGGTTGACTGCGAGTCTCCAACGATGTTAACAAGCAGAACAATGCGCGCAGTCTTCAGTAGATGCGCGTTACTCTGCGACACAAATATTTTCTCAACCTACCCCCaagagaaaatatttttcataaaatgtaataatCACTTCTCTTTTGTTTTAGAGGTTGTAATGGAACAAAATGTAGATGGTTCCATACCGGCTCATGATCCTATTATACAGGAACCACAACCAAACATCGATCCCGTAATACCGGAACATAATAGTGATGTGCCGATGCCGGACCATAATAACGGGGTTCCTGTACCTGAAAATCAGGCAGATTTGCCCATGTCGTCAGCTCAATCCGAGCTCGACCCGGATATGCTGCTGGCTCTCGGGGAATCGACCGAAAGGCTATTTGGTTCCCGACAACTGTCGATTGTTACAAGCACCAAAATTAAACGTGGAGATTTCAGCAGCCGTACCCGATATGGTCCGGAACCGAGACAAAAATCTGGCTGCAACGCAGCAACAACTCGGCCACGGGATCGCTGCCGTCAACAGGGCCATGGATATTCTAATTAAATGTGTCGATACCAACGGAATCGAATATATGAAACACCTCAGCAACGGCTGCCGTATTCTGTATGACCTCCATGCGTCATCTACTCAGAGCCGCATAAAACTCATCACACCTAGTCTCGATAAGACGTTCTTGCAAGTTATAAAAGACGCAGAACGTGATGACACCCTATTTGGTAATAAATTGTCCGAAAACATTAAGGCAGCGAAGACCATTGAAAAACAAGGTCTCCAACTCAAGAAAACGTCCCCTAAGAAACCTGCGCCGGCACAGCCGTCGACAAGTCGAGCTTCGTACTCGGGAAACTGGTCAGCGCCCCCTCGTTATGCTTCGAACAGGGGGGGGCGGAGAGGTGCTCGCAGGCAGACGAATTACACCAGGCGGACGTTTCCAGCTCCACAACCGGCCAAGACACGTGCCCAGGCACCGTAACGCAGGTACATGCCGGCCGATCATTTTTATTACTGTTGGCTAAAACGACATGGTTTTAGATTGGGTCAGATATGGCTATTTAACTCGGaggtaaaacaaatatttgttctatcAAACACGCTTGAACAAAGTGAAATAGCTGATATGAAATTAGCTATACAAAAACTGTTAGATTTAGGAGCCATATCTGAGTGCCCTAAAGTCAAAAACCAATACATATCTATAAGGTTTTTCTTACCCTAAAACCTAACCGAGGAAAGCGTTTTATCCTAAATTTAAAAGGCGGCCTCAAAACTCATTCCTAAAAATGGTTTTTTAGCCACAATAGATTCGACAAAACCATATCTGCTTATATCTATAAACATTAATGAAAAAAGTGTTATCTAATTTGAGATCTCGAGGTCTCAAATCTGTCATTTATTTGGACAACATTCTGTGCATAGGAAATACCTTTCAAGAATGTCTTATATAATGTTAAAGAAACCTTAAAGCTATTGCAATGTTTAGGATATGTTATAAATTACGATAAGGGTTCCTTACATCCAGAACACACttgtaaatttttagggtttaaCTTTCACACCCACAATTTTACCATGGCCTTACCTAAACGATAAggataaacgaaataaaatcgCACAATTGGTTCGTAAATTTCTAGGTCTGTCTAAATGTACCATCTCGAATGGTAGTGTTCAAAACTCATCGGAGTTTTAGTGTCAGCCTGTTCCGCTGTAAAATACGGTTGGGTTTATACAAAAACCTTAAAAAGGCTAAAATATTTCGAGTTATTAGAAAATAACGATAATTTTGACGCCAAAATGAAACCCTCTAGTTCCATATTAGATGTTTATACATCAAATAATTACATGAGATATCCCAGTTTTCAACTCGAAATTTACAGTGTCACATCCAACTCAGGTTGGAGTgccgtttgaaaaaaaaaaaaaaaaaaaaaaaaaaaatagtaaggtTAACGGCACGTGGAAATCTTCGGAACGGGATTCTCATATCAATTATTTGGAATTGCTGGCGGTTTACCTTGGATTAAAGAGCTTTGAATTTTGTTGCGAGTTGATAACACGACCGCCATAAGTCATATGAACCGCATGGGGGCATACAGTTTCCACACCTAAACGATGTGTCTTGTACATTTTGGCAATGGTGCGACAAGCGAAATATATTAATCTTCGcatcatattatataaatacaaaagaaaagatTGCGGATCTAGTCTAGCAAAATAGTTAACCCTGATACCGAATGGGAACTGTCAGACAGAGCGTCTGAATCTATAGTACAACGTTTTGGTAAACCAACAATAGATTTATTCGCTTCTCGTTTCAATGCCAATTGCAAAAATTTCGTTTCATGGAAACCCGACCCAGATGCGATAGCGGTTGACGCATTTACGATTAACGggggtgaaaaatattttcat is a genomic window containing:
- the LOC134752991 gene encoding uncharacterized protein LOC134752991 produces the protein MSKRTAKDKLKYYREKIKRLEDHKRRYRIIYDSSSSEDEEVVMEQNVDGSIPAHDPIIQEPQPNIDPVIPEHNSDVPMPDHNNGVPVPENQADLPMSSAQSELDPDMLLVPDNCRLLQAPKLNVEISAAVPDMVRNRDKNLAATQQQLGHGIAAVNRAMDILIKCVDTNGIEYMKHLSNGCRILYDLHASSTQSRIKLITPSLDKTFLQVIKDAERDDTLFGNKLSENIKAAKTIEKQGLQLKKTSPKKPAPAQPSTSRASYSGNWSAPPRYASNRGGRRGARRQTNYTRRTFPAPQPAKTRAQAP